A window of the Bacteroidia bacterium genome harbors these coding sequences:
- a CDS encoding acyl-CoA desaturase — protein sequence MENRSTFSQNRPEFSRELRRRVDDYFRRNNITPFGNWKIHVKAGVLLCSALVIYLFLIFDVLPLWGALVGTVLLGCTFASIGFNLMHEGAHGSYSKYKWLNEFMAFTLNVMGGNAAIWKQKHNNAHHTYTNVQGHDSDIDIEPWIRSNKGQKRRWYHRYQHIYGLFLYSFTYLVWVFRQDFSKYFTGKIAEAYSMRKLPPGEHLVFWLSKLLHFMIILVIPILMLGWKETLIGYIIFSLSVGFVLGIVFQLAHLVEETEFPVADAQGEISNEWTIHQLETTSNFSTRSKLMSCLLGGLNFQVEHHLFPKISHVHYPAVSRLVKEVCMEYNVRYNEQPTLYSALRSHLRYLRSVGNG from the coding sequence ATGGAGAACAGAAGCACTTTTTCCCAAAATCGACCGGAATTCTCAAGGGAACTGCGACGACGGGTAGATGATTATTTCCGCCGAAATAACATCACCCCTTTCGGAAACTGGAAAATTCATGTGAAGGCAGGAGTGCTTCTCTGTTCGGCTCTGGTCATTTATCTTTTTCTCATTTTTGATGTACTGCCCTTGTGGGGAGCGCTCGTGGGTACGGTGCTGCTGGGATGTACGTTCGCCTCTATTGGATTTAATCTGATGCATGAGGGAGCGCACGGAAGCTATAGTAAATACAAATGGCTGAACGAGTTTATGGCTTTTACACTCAATGTAATGGGAGGAAACGCAGCTATCTGGAAGCAGAAACACAATAACGCTCACCATACTTATACTAATGTGCAGGGGCACGACAGTGATATTGACATTGAACCCTGGATCAGATCAAACAAGGGTCAGAAACGCAGGTGGTATCACAGGTATCAGCATATTTACGGACTCTTCCTGTATTCGTTCACCTACCTCGTATGGGTGTTCCGGCAGGATTTTTCAAAATATTTTACCGGGAAAATTGCGGAAGCTTATTCCATGAGAAAATTACCGCCGGGTGAGCATCTTGTCTTCTGGTTGAGCAAATTGCTGCATTTTATGATCATTCTGGTGATCCCCATTTTAATGCTCGGCTGGAAAGAAACGCTGATCGGATACATCATCTTCTCACTCAGCGTAGGTTTTGTGCTGGGTATCGTTTTCCAGCTGGCACACCTGGTGGAGGAAACGGAATTTCCCGTAGCTGATGCGCAGGGTGAGATAAGCAATGAATGGACCATTCACCAGCTGGAGACCACTTCCAATTTTTCTACGCGCTCTAAACTGATGTCGTGTTTGCTCGGGGGATTAAATTTCCAGGTAGAACACCATCTCTTTCCGAAAATCTCGCATGTTCATTATCCTGCCGTAAGCAGACTGGTGAAGGAGGTATGCATGGAATATAATGTGAGATATAATGAACAGCCTACCTTGTACTCTGCCCTTCGTTCTCACCTGAGGTATCTCCGGTCAGTCGGAAACGGGTAA
- a CDS encoding CPBP family intramembrane metalloprotease → MDQEQTLIDGQTPLQRKNQDPVSRFGILMGLFGGGYLISQITVAVLLIAGAGLNVIDPEAFSGAGDPKTIGYLKAGQFLAAIITFLVPAVVYKLIMREPVLPSLLLNRAFPPATVLIIAVCVLATMPLVAFVAELNAMLPLPEILLKMEKDAENLTRAFLRSDGPGDLFINMGVVAVTAAVAEEIFFRGSVQPILARWTKNIHWAIWLTALLFSVLHFQFLGLVPRLLLGALMGYMFYWTGSLWAPILAHFVNNGTGVLVNYLIQKGTLGEEIEHYGSSGSDWLGLLGGTLVMLACLMLLRKKPPLPVSD, encoded by the coding sequence ATGGATCAGGAACAAACGCTTATTGACGGCCAAACCCCTCTTCAGCGGAAGAATCAGGACCCGGTGAGCCGTTTCGGCATCCTGATGGGGCTTTTTGGCGGAGGATACCTGATTTCACAGATCACCGTTGCGGTGTTGCTTATTGCCGGGGCGGGATTAAATGTAATTGATCCGGAAGCGTTTTCAGGAGCGGGTGATCCAAAAACCATCGGGTATCTTAAGGCAGGACAGTTTCTTGCTGCCATCATCACTTTTTTGGTACCCGCAGTGGTGTATAAGCTCATCATGCGGGAACCGGTACTGCCCTCACTTCTGCTGAACCGGGCGTTCCCGCCTGCCACTGTACTTATCATTGCAGTTTGCGTTCTTGCTACCATGCCCCTGGTTGCCTTTGTGGCGGAGCTCAATGCCATGCTTCCGCTTCCGGAAATTCTGCTGAAGATGGAGAAAGACGCCGAGAACCTGACACGTGCTTTTCTGCGCAGCGATGGTCCGGGTGATCTGTTCATCAATATGGGGGTGGTAGCGGTTACCGCGGCAGTGGCAGAAGAAATCTTTTTCAGGGGAAGTGTGCAGCCCATACTTGCTCGCTGGACAAAAAATATTCACTGGGCCATCTGGCTGACCGCTTTATTGTTTTCAGTTCTTCATTTCCAGTTTCTGGGACTGGTTCCGAGGCTGCTGCTGGGAGCCCTGATGGGATACATGTTTTACTGGACCGGTTCGCTATGGGCGCCTATCCTCGCGCATTTTGTCAATAACGGAACGGGAGTACTTGTCAATTACCTGATTCAAAAGGGAACACTCGGTGAGGAGATTGAGCATTACGGCAGTTCGGGAAGCGACTGGCTGGGACTGCTGGGCGGGACACTGGTAATGCTTGCCTGTCTTATGCTGCTTCGGAAAAAACCACCCTTACCCGTTTCCGACTGA
- the dusB gene encoding tRNA dihydrouridine synthase DusB → MVKIGKIDLGAFPLLLAPMEDVSDPPFRHVCKQNGADLMYTEFIPAAGLIRDARKSLIKLELEEAERPVGIQLYGSEIHEMERAARIAQEAGPDLIDINYGCPVKKVACKGAGAGLLQDIPKMVKMTEAIVRITDLPVTVKTRLGWDMSTLNVVEVAERLQDAGIAAITIHGRTRAQLYKGAADWALIGEVKNNPRMRIPVFGNGDVDSPQRALEMKSRYGVDGVMIGRASIGYPWIFSEIKHFLKTGELLPPPSPSLRTDVCIAHLKRSCEWKGEVLGVLEMRRHYANYFKGLPNGRDLRNRLVHAVSMEDIIGILTDWKTAA, encoded by the coding sequence ATGGTTAAGATAGGAAAAATTGATCTTGGTGCTTTTCCGCTGCTGCTGGCGCCCATGGAGGATGTGAGTGATCCGCCGTTCCGGCATGTTTGCAAGCAAAACGGGGCTGATCTTATGTACACCGAATTTATTCCCGCCGCCGGACTCATCCGTGATGCCCGTAAGAGCCTTATCAAACTGGAGTTGGAAGAAGCGGAACGTCCTGTGGGTATTCAACTCTACGGTTCCGAGATTCATGAAATGGAACGTGCCGCCCGCATTGCACAGGAAGCCGGCCCGGATCTCATTGATATCAATTACGGATGCCCGGTAAAAAAAGTGGCCTGCAAAGGTGCGGGGGCAGGATTGTTGCAGGATATTCCCAAAATGGTGAAAATGACTGAGGCCATTGTCCGGATCACCGACCTGCCGGTGACTGTAAAAACCAGATTGGGGTGGGACATGAGCACGCTGAATGTGGTTGAAGTGGCAGAACGTCTTCAGGATGCGGGGATCGCCGCCATTACCATTCACGGAAGAACACGGGCTCAGTTATACAAAGGCGCAGCCGACTGGGCGCTGATCGGCGAGGTGAAGAATAATCCGAGAATGCGTATTCCTGTATTCGGGAACGGAGATGTGGACTCTCCTCAGAGAGCACTGGAAATGAAGAGCCGGTACGGTGTGGATGGTGTAATGATCGGAAGAGCATCTATAGGTTATCCCTGGATTTTTTCGGAGATCAAACATTTTCTCAAAACAGGCGAATTGCTTCCGCCGCCTTCGCCCTCGCTGCGTACGGATGTGTGCATCGCTCATCTTAAACGGTCCTGCGAGTGGAAGGGTGAGGTACTGGGCGTACTCGAAATGCGCCGGCATTATGCGAACTATTTCAAAGGCCTGCCCAACGGCCGCGACCTGCGCAATCGCCTGGTGCACGCAGTTTCCATGGAGGATATCATCGGCATTCTCACGGACTGGAAGACGGCCGCCTGA
- a CDS encoding SET domain-containing protein, translated as MLVVRKSRIPGAGKGLFTTSRIRRNDIIVEYKGEKMTWKGAIRRYGKNVDYAPYLYYVSNSNCVDAAHTKKEMARYANDANGPNKKKGMKNNCVYRNIKGVPHIVAVREISPNSEILVDYGADYWKES; from the coding sequence ATGCTCGTAGTACGAAAATCGCGTATCCCCGGAGCAGGCAAGGGTCTGTTCACCACTTCCCGCATTCGCAGAAATGACATCATTGTGGAATACAAAGGGGAGAAAATGACCTGGAAGGGAGCTATCCGCCGTTACGGAAAAAATGTTGATTACGCCCCTTACCTGTACTATGTTTCCAACTCAAACTGTGTGGATGCCGCTCACACAAAAAAAGAAATGGCCCGCTACGCCAACGATGCGAATGGTCCGAACAAAAAAAAGGGAATGAAAAACAACTGTGTGTACCGTAACATTAAGGGTGTGCCTCATATTGTAGCCGTACGCGAAATTTCTCCTAACTCAGAAATTCTGGTGGATTATGGCGCCGACTATTGGAAAGAGTCCTGA
- a CDS encoding tetratricopeptide repeat protein — protein MKIRLFLFLFCLSACLGASPVTDSLSRLIAAEQDGMKKARLYCTRGDQLTFIGQYDEAMEDYSSAIRLWGKDTLSEEFCNATFGIGRCFNLLGNRAAALHHLQRSLTIAKMKGYHHEQIQSLIMIGSVFLESPQNEKSIQYFEEAERVAHQRGKEDYMGAIKTYQANYYYTKKDFEKALSLYFEVYKMTENSPGHYNAGTLGNIGNVYIDLGQYELGKSYQWRAIKGFRNLNDIQGQTICLSSLGELYLKEKKTDSSEYCFRAALQLAQEMNSWEDFIEIHEGLSSLYKIKGDHRRALEHYELFKIYSDSVAEQGNAEKLTETELTYKFLEKQREQEIMQKAKDEVVQEQMKRQRFISWAAAGGALLTLVILIMVYRISRDRKESNIRLSRFNEEILFQKNVIEEKNKEITDSINYAERIQKALLNSEGELKKNIPHYFIFNRPRDIVSGDFYWAAEKFGKLFIAVADCTGHGVPGAFMSMIGVSMLNELVVNRGMHDPGKILNKLREEVIVALNPEGSKEEQKDGMDMVLMVLDRDQLSFAAANNPLWLIRNGKLEEFKGDKMPVGIHAGEMQAFRTQQVRLLPGDSVYAFSDGYADQFGGPSGKKFKYKPFADLLLRIHDLSFQEQKTRLDIAFNDWKKDLQQVDDVLVMGFRLQ, from the coding sequence ATGAAAATTCGCCTTTTCCTGTTTCTTTTTTGCCTTTCAGCCTGCCTCGGCGCAAGTCCCGTGACCGACAGCCTCTCGCGGCTTATCGCCGCGGAGCAGGACGGCATGAAAAAGGCACGATTATACTGTACCCGCGGAGACCAGCTGACGTTCATCGGGCAATACGATGAAGCGATGGAGGATTATTCCTCGGCCATCCGGTTATGGGGAAAGGATACCTTATCGGAAGAATTCTGCAATGCTACTTTCGGGATAGGCCGGTGCTTTAACCTGCTGGGAAACCGGGCGGCCGCCCTGCACCATCTTCAGCGCAGCCTGACCATTGCAAAAATGAAGGGTTACCACCACGAACAAATCCAAAGCCTGATCATGATCGGTTCGGTGTTCCTGGAAAGTCCGCAGAATGAAAAATCCATACAGTATTTTGAAGAAGCCGAGCGTGTAGCGCATCAGAGAGGCAAGGAGGATTATATGGGCGCGATCAAAACCTACCAGGCGAATTATTACTATACCAAAAAGGATTTCGAGAAAGCGCTTTCTCTGTATTTTGAGGTATACAAGATGACAGAAAATTCCCCGGGGCATTATAATGCCGGCACACTGGGGAACATCGGAAACGTTTACATTGATCTGGGTCAGTACGAGCTGGGAAAAAGTTACCAATGGAGGGCGATCAAAGGTTTTCGTAACTTGAACGATATCCAGGGGCAAACGATCTGCCTTTCATCGCTGGGAGAGTTATACCTGAAAGAGAAGAAGACGGACAGTTCCGAGTATTGTTTCCGCGCGGCTCTTCAGCTGGCACAGGAAATGAATTCCTGGGAAGACTTTATAGAAATACATGAAGGACTTTCCTCGCTGTACAAGATCAAAGGAGATCACCGGCGGGCACTGGAACATTATGAGCTCTTCAAGATCTATTCTGACAGCGTAGCGGAACAGGGCAATGCCGAAAAGCTCACCGAAACAGAACTTACCTATAAATTCCTTGAAAAACAACGCGAGCAGGAGATCATGCAGAAAGCCAAAGATGAAGTGGTTCAGGAACAGATGAAGCGTCAGCGGTTCATTTCCTGGGCTGCAGCCGGCGGCGCACTGCTCACTCTGGTAATTCTGATAATGGTTTACCGCATTTCACGTGACCGAAAAGAAAGTAATATCCGTTTAAGCAGGTTCAACGAAGAAATCCTTTTTCAGAAGAACGTTATTGAGGAGAAAAATAAAGAGATCACCGATTCCATCAATTACGCCGAGCGCATTCAGAAGGCGTTGCTGAACTCCGAAGGTGAATTGAAAAAAAACATCCCTCATTATTTTATATTCAATCGTCCGAGAGACATTGTTAGCGGTGATTTTTACTGGGCTGCCGAAAAATTCGGTAAACTCTTCATTGCGGTGGCCGATTGTACGGGGCATGGGGTGCCGGGCGCATTCATGAGCATGATCGGTGTAAGCATGCTGAATGAACTGGTTGTGAACCGGGGAATGCACGATCCTGGAAAGATTCTGAATAAATTGCGTGAAGAGGTGATTGTTGCGCTGAACCCGGAGGGCAGCAAGGAGGAACAAAAGGACGGAATGGACATGGTATTGATGGTGCTGGACCGCGACCAACTCAGCTTTGCGGCAGCCAATAATCCGCTATGGCTGATCCGGAATGGCAAACTGGAAGAATTCAAGGGCGATAAAATGCCCGTGGGAATACATGCAGGCGAAATGCAGGCTTTCCGTACACAACAGGTACGTCTCCTTCCCGGCGACAGTGTGTATGCCTTTTCCGACGGCTATGCCGACCAGTTCGGAGGTCCTTCAGGAAAAAAATTCAAGTACAAACCCTTCGCGGATCTGCTTCTCCGCATTCACGATCTAAGTTTTCAGGAGCAGAAAACGCGCCTCGATATCGCATTCAACGACTGGAAGAAAGACCTCCAGCAGGTAGATGATGTGCTCGTGATGGGATTCCGGCTTCAGTAA
- the aspS gene encoding aspartate--tRNA ligase, whose protein sequence is MHRTHHCGELRISDLGKKITLAGWLYRSRDLGGMTFIDLRDRYGITQLVFNMDSSRPLCEKARGLGREFVIKVNGIVTERSNKNPRIPTGDIEIIVESLEVLNESKTPPFTIEDDTDGGDDLRMKYRYLDLRRESVRKNLELRAALAAETRHYLNNQGFLEVETPVLIKSTPEGARDYVVPSRVNPGQFYALPQSPQTFKQLLMVSGFDKYYQIVKCFRDEDLRADRQPEFTQIDCEMSFVEQEDVLNMFEGLVRHLFKKVRGVNIPAMPRMTYAEAMSRYGSDKPDIRFGMTFVDMNDSVKGKGFKVFDNAEAIIGINASGCSEYTRKQLDELTEWVKRPQIGMSGLIYLRYAADGSLKSSVDKFFPPEELKKWAEAFSAKPGDLILVLAGELSKTRKALSELRLEMGNRLGLRKKDEFSCHWVMDFPLLEYNDESKRWHAMHHPFTSPKPEDIHLLNSDPGNVRANAYDMVINGVEVGGGSIRIHNRDLQQKMFSVLGFTPEQAQEQFGFLMSAFEYGAPPHGGIAFGFDRLCSLFGGAEGIRDFIAFPKNNAARDMMIDAPSAIDTNQLDELGIALKK, encoded by the coding sequence ATGCACAGAACTCACCATTGCGGAGAACTGCGGATCAGCGATCTGGGAAAGAAGATCACGCTCGCCGGCTGGTTGTACCGTTCCCGCGATCTGGGCGGTATGACTTTTATTGACCTGCGCGACCGTTACGGAATAACACAGCTGGTGTTCAATATGGACAGCTCACGACCGCTTTGCGAAAAGGCACGCGGACTGGGAAGAGAATTTGTCATTAAAGTAAACGGAATTGTAACGGAAAGAAGCAATAAAAACCCACGGATTCCTACCGGTGATATTGAAATCATTGTGGAATCACTGGAGGTGCTGAATGAAAGCAAAACGCCTCCTTTTACCATCGAGGATGATACCGATGGCGGAGATGATCTGCGCATGAAATACCGTTACCTCGACCTTCGGCGTGAGAGTGTAAGGAAGAATCTGGAACTGCGTGCAGCACTGGCTGCAGAAACACGGCACTACCTGAATAATCAGGGATTTCTGGAAGTAGAAACGCCGGTGCTTATCAAATCTACACCGGAGGGCGCAAGGGATTATGTGGTTCCATCGCGGGTGAATCCCGGACAGTTTTACGCTCTTCCGCAGTCACCGCAAACTTTTAAACAGCTGCTCATGGTGAGCGGCTTTGATAAGTATTATCAGATCGTTAAATGTTTCCGGGATGAGGATTTACGCGCCGACCGCCAGCCGGAATTTACCCAGATAGACTGTGAGATGAGTTTCGTTGAGCAGGAGGATGTGCTGAATATGTTTGAAGGGCTCGTACGTCATTTATTTAAAAAGGTCAGGGGGGTAAACATCCCCGCCATGCCACGTATGACGTATGCTGAAGCAATGAGCAGGTATGGCAGCGATAAACCGGATATCCGGTTTGGAATGACCTTCGTGGACATGAATGATAGTGTGAAAGGGAAAGGGTTTAAGGTGTTTGACAATGCCGAAGCAATCATTGGTATCAATGCATCCGGTTGTTCTGAATATACACGTAAACAATTAGATGAACTTACTGAATGGGTGAAGCGCCCTCAAATTGGGATGAGCGGATTGATCTACCTCCGGTATGCTGCAGATGGTTCTTTGAAGTCTTCGGTAGACAAGTTTTTTCCCCCCGAAGAATTAAAGAAATGGGCCGAAGCCTTTTCGGCAAAACCCGGAGATCTCATCCTGGTCCTCGCAGGGGAACTTTCCAAAACCCGGAAGGCTTTATCTGAACTGAGATTGGAAATGGGCAACAGGCTGGGTTTACGCAAGAAGGATGAATTCTCCTGCCATTGGGTCATGGATTTTCCCTTACTGGAATACAATGATGAGAGTAAACGCTGGCATGCTATGCACCATCCATTTACTTCGCCAAAGCCTGAGGACATACACCTACTGAATTCTGATCCGGGAAATGTAAGGGCCAATGCTTACGATATGGTCATCAATGGGGTGGAAGTGGGAGGAGGTTCTATCCGGATCCATAACCGAGATCTGCAGCAAAAGATGTTTTCCGTGCTGGGATTCACCCCTGAACAGGCACAGGAACAATTCGGATTTCTTATGAGCGCCTTTGAATATGGAGCTCCTCCTCACGGCGGAATTGCCTTCGGCTTTGACCGCCTGTGTTCACTTTTTGGCGGAGCAGAAGGCATTCGCGACTTCATTGCATTCCCGAAAAATAATGCAGCACGGGATATGATGATCGATGCGCCTTCGGCGATTGACACCAATCAATTAGATGAATTGGGCATTGCACTGAAGAAATGA
- a CDS encoding tetratricopeptide repeat protein: MTESTNTYKAEISEFFQEAMKVRNVDPDRSLLILNKALSIANEAKDGVLEIGCYIRIALTHQASSRFAEAIRVNGQALDKSIEIGNEECISDSYSGFGNVYYYLGDNERALRYHLDSLKIREKLGKLNKIASTINSVGVVYATMANYPLAESFFKRSLSMHRKLHEPGGICMALNNIGLAALEQKRYGEAISVLNEALSNADLFVEKLPNDTRLTEILTNLADTYTEMGRPEQGRQHIMRAHELLRGRKNIAEGSSLAALARFHKAMGDFENAKTICREAIEIFEALKLKVQWAKVLKLLGDIEMDAGNPVMAMEYTRKYIQLTEELHKEEMLKKTRNLSLIFESENLRKESEINYLKNVELKKAYDEIGVINQNLTDSIQYARHIQEVVFNKHLVSFKSRFAGSFCLSLPKDIVSGDFMWFHDFGDHVIMAVADCTGHGVPGAFLSMLGNDLISKAVIEKQIHSPERVAEYLHLSLREYFPEKELAPKQGMDLLIVRLTRNGALSWAGARGHGLLLMEGEFPKEMYGDRIFLGSTLVHDFQLWEARMERGDRLFLYTDGWTDQKGKEGRKFGKAGLKLVLEAGGPLPEMEGRLRNRMEEWRQDRVQLDDMMLLGMEYGTRR; encoded by the coding sequence ATGACGGAAAGCACCAATACTTACAAGGCTGAGATAAGTGAATTCTTTCAGGAAGCCATGAAAGTAAGGAATGTGGATCCGGATCGCAGTTTGCTGATACTCAACAAGGCTTTATCCATTGCTAATGAGGCTAAAGACGGGGTTCTGGAAATAGGCTGTTATATACGCATTGCTCTTACTCATCAGGCTTCTTCTAGGTTTGCGGAGGCAATCCGGGTGAACGGTCAGGCACTGGATAAGAGCATTGAAATTGGTAATGAAGAATGCATATCGGATAGTTATTCCGGGTTTGGCAATGTGTATTACTACCTCGGTGACAATGAACGGGCATTGAGATATCATCTGGACAGTTTAAAAATTCGCGAAAAACTGGGTAAGCTGAATAAGATTGCTTCCACGATTAATTCTGTAGGCGTGGTATATGCAACCATGGCCAACTACCCGCTGGCTGAAAGTTTTTTTAAACGTTCACTTTCTATGCACCGCAAATTGCATGAACCCGGTGGAATATGTATGGCATTGAACAATATCGGATTGGCTGCTCTTGAACAGAAAAGGTATGGGGAAGCAATTTCTGTACTTAATGAAGCGCTATCCAATGCTGATTTGTTTGTTGAGAAGCTGCCGAATGACACCAGGCTTACAGAAATCCTAACTAATCTTGCCGATACTTATACTGAAATGGGCCGGCCGGAACAGGGCAGGCAGCATATCATGCGGGCCCATGAGCTCTTGAGGGGAAGAAAAAACATTGCGGAAGGATCATCGCTGGCAGCATTAGCGCGTTTCCATAAGGCCATGGGTGATTTTGAAAACGCAAAAACGATTTGCAGGGAGGCTATTGAGATATTTGAAGCATTAAAGCTGAAGGTTCAATGGGCGAAAGTGCTAAAGTTGCTAGGTGATATAGAGATGGATGCCGGAAATCCGGTCATGGCTATGGAATATACCAGAAAGTATATTCAATTAACGGAGGAATTGCATAAGGAGGAAATGCTAAAGAAAACCAGGAATCTTTCACTGATCTTCGAATCAGAAAACCTGCGAAAGGAAAGCGAGATCAATTACCTGAAAAATGTAGAGCTTAAAAAAGCTTATGATGAGATTGGGGTCATTAACCAGAATCTTACAGACAGCATACAATATGCCCGGCATATCCAGGAGGTGGTATTTAACAAACATCTGGTTAGTTTTAAATCGCGTTTTGCCGGTTCGTTTTGTCTGAGCCTTCCGAAGGATATCGTATCCGGAGATTTTATGTGGTTCCATGATTTCGGAGATCATGTAATAATGGCTGTGGCCGATTGTACAGGTCACGGGGTGCCGGGCGCTTTTTTAAGCATGCTCGGTAACGATCTGATCAGCAAAGCCGTGATAGAAAAGCAGATCCACTCCCCGGAGAGGGTGGCGGAATACCTGCATCTGTCGTTGCGTGAGTATTTCCCAGAAAAGGAACTGGCCCCCAAGCAGGGCATGGATCTGCTCATCGTTCGTTTAACCCGGAATGGGGCACTTTCCTGGGCAGGCGCGCGAGGGCATGGTTTACTGCTGATGGAAGGCGAGTTCCCGAAGGAGATGTATGGCGACCGGATCTTTTTGGGAAGTACCCTGGTGCATGATTTTCAGTTATGGGAAGCCCGGATGGAGCGGGGAGACCGCTTGTTTTTATATACCGATGGCTGGACGGATCAGAAGGGGAAGGAAGGCCGGAAATTTGGGAAAGCGGGACTTAAATTGGTTTTGGAAGCAGGTGGCCCGCTTCCGGAAATGGAAGGCCGCCTTAGAAATAGAATGGAGGAGTGGAGGCAGGACCGTGTTCAGCTGGATGATATGATGCTGCTGGGAATGGAATACGGCACACGCCGCTAA